The DNA region ACAATATAACCGCTAAATCTAATTTATCAAAATATATATCTTTTCTTATATTAAAAAACTCTATATTTGTAATAACTAAAACAAAAGATAAAAGATTAGAAAGTATAATAATACTATTTCCAACTATGCTGTATCCTAAAAATATATCAATTACCATAGGTACAAAAGCCATAGCATATATAATCAAACTTAAATAAGTAAGATAAACAAAGAAAGTACCATTACCTAAAACAGTAAATGCATTATCTGGGAAACTTTTTAAAGTTGTACTAAAAAATGTATTTTTATTTATTATACTTACAACAACAAGAGAAGCTATAATCAAGATAGTAATAAATATAATTAAATTACTAATATTACCAACTATTTTTTCATTTTTTAAGAAAACTCTATTATTAATTGGAAGCAAAGCAATAATAAGCAAAAATATTATATGATTAATTATATATAAATTGGAAGCTAATACAACGTCATTACCAGACATACCTAAAAATATTATAATAAAAGATATTATATTATATAAAAGTAAAAGCAAAAGTGCTAAGGCTACCATAATATAAGTACGCTGTCTGGTTTTTACAATTAATATTGTATAAAGCATAATAAATATAAAAACCATGGAAGTACCAATGATAGGTACTAGTAATTCTATAATCGAAACATTATATCCTGGTATAAAATTAGTTAATATATTCATATATTTTTATGCCCTTATATTACTTTAGAATATTCATTAATAACCTTTTTGAGATTATCTGAATATTCCAATAATTTTTTAGTTTCTTCATCAAGCTTATTAGTTATATCTTCAAAATCTTCACTAGTAGCAAGCAATTTATTCATATCTTTCATAATATTTTTTATTTCAATATTTTGATTGTTAGCATTTTGTGATATATCTGATATATAATCATTAAACTCTTCTATTTTTGTTTTTATATTCATAAAGTCATTTTCTTCATTAACTATAATAGTACTCATATCAGATATAGAATTATACATTTTATCTGTACTCTTTATTATATTAATATTATAATCATTTTGCCTTTCCATACTATTATTGAATTTTGTTAATCTATTATGATAAGAAGAAGTTTCACGCATTAATTCCATAGTACCAGCTTTTATACTATTGCTAGCATAGTTATAATTTTTAAAAATTTCTTCTATTTGAAATAAAAGTTTTTGCATCTTTTGAGTAATATTTCCTGTCTCTACAACTAACTCAGAAACCTCTTTAGATACTACATTAAAGTTATGATACCATTCTCCAGATTTAGATGCCTGTATGCTTGAATTAATTGAGAGTGTTTTTACTTTATCTTGCATATTAGTCATAAATGATAATATCTTATTTATCTGAAAAGATAGCTGGTTAAACACTAAAGTTTTATCTAAGATTTTTATTATATCATTTCTTTCTTTTTCTATATTTAATTGAAACTCTTCAAAACTTTTTAATATATTAACACTTTCAGATTGTAAAATATAAACTTCTTTTACTGATTCTTGCAATATATTAATATACTCTTCAAGCATATTTTTTTGCATTTCAGAACTAACTTGTAAATTAGGATAAGTTTCTATTAGCTGTTCTATTTTTTCTATATTAGTATTACCGTCATTTACTTGGAAATTTTCTATAGTGATAAATTCATTTGTATTATCTATTATTTTAGATATATCTGTTTTTAAATTATTAACAGATAAATTTGTATTTTTTACTTTATCTACCAAAGTACCCACAAGACTATTAAAATGTTCTCTTAACTCAAGCAATTTTGATGAAGTATTCATTGCTGTGTTAATAATAACAGCGTCTTGAGCTTTAATTGATTCCAAGTCATAATATTTAGTATCAGACCTTTTGTACACCGCATCAATAAAATTAACAATATAACCATAAACTGAAAAAATATTAAAAATCATATAAACTAAAGAAAATCTAGAAAAAGAAAAAGACGGCAGCAACAAATAATTACTAGAATATTTTGAATAAGTAGAAATTCCATTAAAATCATCAAAAAATGCTAATGATATCATAGATATTAATACTAATGTACCTATATTAACTTTATATATTTTATTAACAAATATTTCATAAAGAAACATACATATTATTATTACACTATAAACAGAGAATATAAAATCTCTAAAAATATATATAGGTCCTATTGCTCCTCTCACTTTTACACTATTAACAGCAGAACTATTTAATGTAGCAGTAACCTCTGTTGTAGAAACAAACAACTGAGAATAAATTAAAGCAATAACTAATATTACCATAAATAAAAATATAGCCACACTTTCTGCCTTATCTAGAAAAGAATGCAATTTATCATTCAGTTTTAAAGTATTTTTAGTATATCTAATCCAAGGGAGTATGGTTAATGATATGGCTATTTGTTCTATTTTATACATTAATAGAGATAATTTAACATTTTGTATAGATAACGAAACTATTATATTTATTGTTTCTGAAAGTGTAAAAATAAAGCATAATATAGAAAGGAACAATGCTATCAACTGAGTTTCTTCATATAGTTTGAAAAATATATAAAAATGCACTATTATAGCAACAAATGCTATAACAGCTGCTATTGTGGATACACCCAATTCTATAATTACGCTATGAAAAAAATAATTCATAATTTACAAAACCTTAATTACTCTATTATATACTATAAACAAATATATTTAAACTAAATTATATATAAAGTATCTTTTATATCATCGGCATTATAGCAGTAACTATTTATTATAACAAATTATTTTTTATTTCTAAATTTGATTGATAATGAATAGCAAATAATATATAAATTAGAATTGAAAAATATTGTATATAGTATAAAATAAAATATCAATTTTTAAGATTATTATATTGATTAATTGGAGGAAAGAGAGTATGAAACATACTTTAGAAGGGCCATATACCCCTAAGAACATCGAAGACAAATTATATAATTTTTGGAAAACTAGCGGATTTTTCCATGCTGTTATGGATAAAAATAAAGAACCATATTCTATAGTCATACCTCCTCCAAATGTTACAGGCGTACTTCATATGGGACATGGTCTTAATAATACGCTTCAGGATATACTTATAAGATTCCATAGAATGCTTGGAAAATGTACTTTATGGATGCCTGGTACTGACCATGCTGGTATTGCTACTCAAAACGTTGTAGAGAGAAGATTAAAAGCAGAAGGCAAAAACAAACATGATTTGGGAAGAGAGGCTTTTGTTAAAAAAACTTGGGAAGTAGCTAATGAGCATCACTCTATCATAGTAAAACAGTTGGAAAAAATAGGCTGTTCTTGCGATTGGGAGAGAGAGAGATTTACTCTTGACGAAGGCTTAAGCAATGCTGTTAGAGAGGTATTTGTTGAACTTTATAATCAAGGTTTAATATATAGAGGAAAATATCTTATTAACTATTGTCCTAGCTGCGGTACTGCTTTGGCTAATGATGAAGTTGAACACGAAGAAGTTGCTGGTGCTTTATATCATGTTAAATACCAAATAGAAGGAAAAGATGAATATATTGAAATAGCTACTACAAGACCTGAAACTATTTTAGCTGACGTTGCTATTGCTGTTCACCCAGATGATGAAAGATATGCTCATCTTACAGAACAAGATGTTTTAATACTTCCTATAGTAGGCAGAAAATTAAGACTAGTAAAAGATACTTATGTTGATAAAGAGTTTGGTACAGGAGCTTTAAAAATAACTCCAGCACATGACCCTAATGACTTTGCTATAGCTCAAAGACATAATTTAGAAATAATAAATATACTTAATGCAGACGGCACGTTCAATGAAAATACACCTGCTAATTATCAAGGTAAAAATGTAAAAGAAGCAAGAGATTTAATTATAAAAGAACTTGAAGAGATAGGTGCATTCGTTGGAAAAGACAACATCAAACACCAAGTAGGACACTGTTACAGATGTCATAATGTTGTAGAGCCTTATTACAGCGATCAGTGGTTTGTAAAAATGAAGCCTTTAGCAGAAAAAGCATACAAGGCTGTTAATGACGGCAATACAAAAATATACCCTGAAAGATGGATTAACACTTATAATCACTGGATGACTGATATTAGAGATTGGTGTATAAGCAGACAATTATGGTGGGGACATAGGATACCTGTTTGGTACTGTGATGATTGTGGTGAGATGATGGTATCAAAAACTGATGTTACAGAATGCAGTAAATGTAAAAGCAAAAATATTCATCAAGATGAAGATGTACTTGATACTTGGTTTTCTTCTTGGTTATGGCCTTTCTCTACTTTCGGCTGGCCTGAAGTTAATGAAGAGTTAAAATATTTCTACCCTACTACTGCACTTGTTACAGGTTATGATATATTATTCTTCTGGGTTGCTAGAATGATTATGGCAGGAACTCATTTTATGAATGATGTACCTTTCAAAGATGTTTATCTTAACGGACTTATAAGAGATAAAATCGGAAGAAAAATGTCTAAGAGTTTAGGAAATGGTATTGACCCTATAGAAATCATAGACGAACATGGAGCTGATGCATTCAGATTTACTTTATCATTCATAACTTCATTAGGCGGACAGGATATTTGGCTTGACAGAGAACTTTTCAAAATGGGCGGAAAGTTTGCTAATAAAATCTACAACAGTGCTAAATATATTTTTGGTAATATTGAAGACAATGCTAATATAAAAGATTTAGATACTTACACTCTTGAAAATAAAGATAAATGGATATTATCAAGACTTCAGAAAGCTATTGAATCAACTACTCAAAAATTAAAAGAGTATAGATTCGATGAGGCTTCTCAGACAATTTATAAATTCTATTGGAATGAATTCTGTGATTGGTACATAGAAATAAGTAAATTCGATTTGAAAGATGAAAGCAAAAAAGAAAAAACTATTGCTGTATTATTATATGTACTTGAAGAATCAATGGCTATGATTCACCCATTTATGCCATTTATCACAGAAGAAATTTATTCTAATTTACCAAAGCATAATATTGATTCAAAAGCTTTGATGATTAGAGAGTATCCAAAATCTAATGCTAAATATATATTTGAAGATATAGAAAAAGATTTCAACTTGATTCAAGACATTGTTTCAGGAATAAGAAATTCTCGCTCATCATTTAATTTGCCTCCAAACAAAAAACTTGATGTAATAATTCGCTATACTTCAGATTATTTCAAAAATACTGCAGAAAGCTATAAAGATATTATATCAGCACTTTCACTTACAGAATCATTAAATATAATCTCTTCAAAAGATAGTGATAGAAATAAGGGTTCATTTGTTAAAGTATTTGAAGGTGGTGAGATAAATGTTAATCTTGTAGGCATAATAGATTTAGAAGCAGAGAAGAAAAGATTAGAAAAAGAAGCAGCAGGATACAAAAAAGATTTGGAAGCTGTAAACAAAAAACTTTCTAATGAAAACTTTATGAGTAAAGCTAAACAAGAAGCTATTGATACTGAAAACAGAAAGAAAAAAGAGTTTGAAGATAAATTAAAAGGTATAGAGGAAGTTTTGGCTTCTTTATAATTTTTATAATATTTCGTAATTAAAAACTTGGCTTATGTTTATTAATGTAAGTCAAGTTTTTTATTTTAACTAATTTATGACTTGACAAATAATTATTATTTCATATTATAAAAAACAACTATGGAATGTAATTATGGAAATAAAAGATTTAGCAGGATTATCTGAACCACTAAAAAAATTAGTAGAAACTATTTCTAATGCCATTGGAAAATTATATGAACCAACGCATATTAAAAGGATTGCAAAAGCAAAGTCATT from Brachyspira pilosicoli P43/6/78 includes:
- a CDS encoding methyl-accepting chemotaxis protein; protein product: MNYFFHSVIIELGVSTIAAVIAFVAIIVHFYIFFKLYEETQLIALFLSILCFIFTLSETINIIVSLSIQNVKLSLLMYKIEQIAISLTILPWIRYTKNTLKLNDKLHSFLDKAESVAIFLFMVILVIALIYSQLFVSTTEVTATLNSSAVNSVKVRGAIGPIYIFRDFIFSVYSVIIICMFLYEIFVNKIYKVNIGTLVLISMISLAFFDDFNGISTYSKYSSNYLLLPSFSFSRFSLVYMIFNIFSVYGYIVNFIDAVYKRSDTKYYDLESIKAQDAVIINTAMNTSSKLLELREHFNSLVGTLVDKVKNTNLSVNNLKTDISKIIDNTNEFITIENFQVNDGNTNIEKIEQLIETYPNLQVSSEMQKNMLEEYINILQESVKEVYILQSESVNILKSFEEFQLNIEKERNDIIKILDKTLVFNQLSFQINKILSFMTNMQDKVKTLSINSSIQASKSGEWYHNFNVVSKEVSELVVETGNITQKMQKLLFQIEEIFKNYNYASNSIKAGTMELMRETSSYHNRLTKFNNSMERQNDYNINIIKSTDKMYNSISDMSTIIVNEENDFMNIKTKIEEFNDYISDISQNANNQNIEIKNIMKDMNKLLATSEDFEDITNKLDEETKKLLEYSDNLKKVINEYSKVI
- a CDS encoding valine--tRNA ligase, producing the protein MKHTLEGPYTPKNIEDKLYNFWKTSGFFHAVMDKNKEPYSIVIPPPNVTGVLHMGHGLNNTLQDILIRFHRMLGKCTLWMPGTDHAGIATQNVVERRLKAEGKNKHDLGREAFVKKTWEVANEHHSIIVKQLEKIGCSCDWERERFTLDEGLSNAVREVFVELYNQGLIYRGKYLINYCPSCGTALANDEVEHEEVAGALYHVKYQIEGKDEYIEIATTRPETILADVAIAVHPDDERYAHLTEQDVLILPIVGRKLRLVKDTYVDKEFGTGALKITPAHDPNDFAIAQRHNLEIINILNADGTFNENTPANYQGKNVKEARDLIIKELEEIGAFVGKDNIKHQVGHCYRCHNVVEPYYSDQWFVKMKPLAEKAYKAVNDGNTKIYPERWINTYNHWMTDIRDWCISRQLWWGHRIPVWYCDDCGEMMVSKTDVTECSKCKSKNIHQDEDVLDTWFSSWLWPFSTFGWPEVNEELKYFYPTTALVTGYDILFFWVARMIMAGTHFMNDVPFKDVYLNGLIRDKIGRKMSKSLGNGIDPIEIIDEHGADAFRFTLSFITSLGGQDIWLDRELFKMGGKFANKIYNSAKYIFGNIEDNANIKDLDTYTLENKDKWILSRLQKAIESTTQKLKEYRFDEASQTIYKFYWNEFCDWYIEISKFDLKDESKKEKTIAVLLYVLEESMAMIHPFMPFITEEIYSNLPKHNIDSKALMIREYPKSNAKYIFEDIEKDFNLIQDIVSGIRNSRSSFNLPPNKKLDVIIRYTSDYFKNTAESYKDIISALSLTESLNIISSKDSDRNKGSFVKVFEGGEINVNLVGIIDLEAEKKRLEKEAAGYKKDLEAVNKKLSNENFMSKAKQEAIDTENRKKKEFEDKLKGIEEVLASL